In Rana temporaria chromosome 3, aRanTem1.1, whole genome shotgun sequence, a single window of DNA contains:
- the LOC120930319 gene encoding secreted frizzled-related protein 5-like yields the protein MTSSSIVFLFGTFLAGLSKAFDMGLSTRCISIPEDLSMCHDVGYTEMRLPNLFGHTSMAEVVSKSAEWHKLLNTGCHPYARTFLCSLFSPVCMDTFIQPCRSMCESVRDSCAPVLACHDQSWPESLNCDRFPAGDNMCLDNLGKEYQNKYKELPKPTCQGCPLIEETYSYKTALNAFCDNDFAVKVKLARRKITQGHYEFMTEGPVEFIKQGQLFPYDTRNMIEQWLRINDNCGQRMIRHSRSMTYVIAGNVQHGKAVVNRVFHLQKKDIQLTLATRKWRHHKC from the exons ATGACTTCTTCCTCCATCGTTTTTCTCTTTGGTACTTTCCTTGCTGGACTTAGCAAAGCATTTGACATGGGATTATCCACAAGATGTATCTCTATACCTGAAGACTTGAGCATGTGCCATGATGTTGGCTATACGGAAATGAGACTTCCCAATCTGTTTGGGCACACCAGCATGGCAGAAGTTGTGTCCAAGTCTGCTGAATGGCATAAACTGCTGAATACCGGCTGCCACCCATATGCCCGAACCTTTTTGTGTTCCCTCTTCTCCCCTGTCTGCATGGATAC GTTCATCCAACCTTGTCGCAGCATGTGTGAGTCTGTGAGAGACAGCTGTGCCCCTGTGTTGGCATGCCATGACCAATCCTGGCCTGAAAGCCTTAACTGTGACCGGTTTCCTGCTGGAGATAACATGTGCCTTGACAACCTTGGCAAAGAGTACCAGAACAAATACAAAG AACTGCCAAAGCCAACATGTCAGGGATGCCCACTGATTGAAGAGACTTATTCATATAAAACTGCCCTGAATGCTTTCTGTGACAATGACTTTG ctgtgaAAGTAAAACTAGCAAGAAGAAAGATTACCCAAGGGCATTACGAGTTTATGACAGAGGGTCCAGTAGAATTTATTAAACAGGGACAGCTGTTTCCATATGACACACGCAACATGATCGAACAGTGGCTGCGCATCAATGACAATTGCGGACAACGTATGATCCGTCACTCCAGGTCTATGACCTATGTTATTGCTGGTAACGTCCAACATGGAAAAGCTGTGGTCAACAGGGTCTTCCATTTGCAGAAGAAAGACATTCAGCTGACTCTGGCCACCAGAAAGTGGAGGCACCATAAATGTTAA